A window from Toxoplasma gondii ME49 chromosome IX, whole genome shotgun sequence encodes these proteins:
- a CDS encoding hypothetical protein (encoded by transcript TGME49_289027) has translation MFKSHTVPQALLWESATIANLAKNPTNFPEFLREETLATLHEISNSVWNEVRLNAAWTFVFLSLHKAFHKQATGRWAAWVRDVLTIGICSEDGMTSNITELFFANVTGKRTTQSYEAPAIRKYLHSLHLTDDVVREQAQAFLTSLASTYSKHIIDSLLILCSIPHDGSVARDALAALATLLNDPDTSDLAVAHEAYLPFMCLADRPDEDIQLLCARMLVKLISDQRSFVKYEELEPVAVLLYLCDSTNDAVQECAFNGLWIAMEMARRSPEELAIPVLRCCREDEPGDRLHSSYRDSVTLADGMFAKHRSRAVLTNQFFGLQCLCALCYDASASVQGRLAYKIESFTEDTCNLELMDDICIRALAHSLMALGRSMVDSVKASVVSAFTRLVSHSTRKRLPEREVFRSSDGAPDKPTAPRSDIKSSRDLSAESGLRFAQARLPLDQFMADNYTQCLCEILLDASTSQSLKQQCLATIRQCLKDPLVCQYLGKTDFMSRFFSADVVISAEDPTDFYFMYCHILSHPATVGQVSNYMGILEKLLKDVKSYPTLALPLARLLHAACFLPHVQGKTLQPKEDHNYPK, from the exons CACGAAATATCAAATTCTGTTTGGAATGAAGTGCGGCTTAACGCTGCCTGGacgttcgttttcctttcgcttCACAAG GCTTTCCACAAGCAGGCGACAGGCCGTTGGGcagcgtgggttcgtgacGTGTTGACCATTGGAATCTGCTCCGAGGACGGAATGACAAGCAACATCACAGAGCTGTTTTTCGCTAATGTTACTGGCAAACGGACAACTCAGAGCTACGAGGCACCGGCTATCCGCAAATACCTACACAGTCTTCACCTGACTGATGACGTCGTGCGCGAGCAGGCCCAGGCATTTTTGACGAGTCTCGCAAGCACGTATTCAAAACATATTATTGACTCCTTGCTAATACTTTGTTCAATTCCACATGACGGTTCTGTTGCTCGAGATGCCTTGGCGGCGCTTGCTACTCTTTTGAATGACCCGGACACATCGGATCTGGCAGTCGCCCATGAGGCTTACCTCCCTTTCATGTGCCTGGCTGATCGACCAGACGAGGATATTcagcttctctgcgctcGAATGCTTGTGAAACTCATTTCTGATCAGAGGAGTTTTGTCAAATATGAGGAATTGGAACCAGTGGCTGTCTTGCTGTACTTGTGTGACTCGACGAACGATGCGGTTCAAGAATGCGCCTTCAACGGGCTCTGGATCGCTATGGAGATGGCGCGTCGTAGCCCGGAGGAACTCGCAATTCCTGTTTTGCGCTgttgcagagaagacgaaccaGGGGACAGACTTCACAGCTCATATCGGGACTCTGTGACACTCGCAGATGGGATGTTCGCTAAGCATCGTTCAAGGGCTGTATTGACAAACCAGTTCTTCGGCCTCCAGTGTCTGTGTGCCCTTTGCTATGACGCTTCAGCGTCTGTCCAGGGACGTTTGGCGTATAAAATTGAATCCTTTACTGAAGACACATGCAATCTCGAACTGATGGATGATATCTGTATTCGCGCACTAGCGCACAGCCTGATGGCTCTTGGACGATCTATGGTCGATTCTGTCAAGGCCAGTGTTGTGTCAGCTTTTACAAGACTTGTGTCGCACAGTACAAGGAAGCGGTTACCGGAACGAGAGGTATTTCGTTCTAGCGATGGAGCCCCCGACAAGCCGACGGCTCCTAGGAGCGACAtcaagagcagcagagaccTAAGTGCTGAATCCGGACTTCGCTTCGCCCAAGCTCGATTGCCTCTCGACCAATTCATGGCCGATAACTATACTCAATGCCTCTGCGAAATTCTCCTCGACGCATCCACCAGTCAATCTCTAAAACAGCAGTGCTTGGCTACGATTCGTCAGTGTCTGAAGGACCCACTCGTTTGCCAGTACTTAGGGAAAACAGACTTTatgtctcgcttcttctctgccgatGTTGTGATTTCAGCAGAAGACCCAACAGACTTTTACTTCATGTACTGTCACATTCTCAGTCACCCAGCCACAGTCGGACAGGTTTCCAACTACATGGGAATCCTCGAAAAGCTCTTAAAAGACGTCAAG AGTTACCCGACCCTCGCCCTTCCTCTTGCTCGGCTATTGCACGCTGCGTGCTTCCTTCCTCACGTTCAAGG CAAGACTCTCCAACCCAAAGAAGATCATAATTATCCAAAATGA
- a CDS encoding hypothetical protein (encoded by transcript TGME49_289023), giving the protein MSQLGRKPISVEEDQQDQWEGVLDDRELLNCVVEALISLYRLGVLKDVFDREAMEKQFLPLFSTSSNSDSSIVSLLSLANCLCIEPDLLDCFLATPILIDIATSITQGGVEDESLYTQTAELLRVALLREEARK; this is encoded by the coding sequence ATGTCGCAGTTAGGCCGAAAACCTATCAGCGTTGAGGAGGACCAGCAGGACCAGTGGGAAGGAGTGCTCGACGACCGAGAGCTACTTAACTGTGTAGTCGAGGCACTAATTTCTCTGTACCGCTTGGGTGTACTCAAAGACGTGTTCGATAGGGAAGCCATGGAGAAGCAGTTTTTGCCACTATTTTCAACATCTTCGAACTCAGACAGCTCGATTGTATCGCTTCTGTCACTGGCCAACTGTCTGTGTATCGAGCCCGACCTTCTGGACTGCTTTCTGGCGACGCCAATCCTGATCGATATTGCAACGAGCATCACACAAGGAGGCGTTGAAGACGAGAGTCTTTACACACAAACAGCTGAGCTTCTTCgtgtcgcgcttcttcgcgaagAGGCACGAAAGTAA